A region of Cellulophaga sp. RHA19 DNA encodes the following proteins:
- a CDS encoding arylsulfatase: MLQLTTNFKFLLLPIISVFLFFSTEGFSQSKKNKKKPNIIYIMADDLGYGDLSSYGQQKINTPNIDALAANGIKFTQHYSGSAVCAPSRSSLMTGQHTGHTFVRGNKEAGNDKKGQIPLPDNAFTIAEMLQQAGYKTGMFGKWGLGFGTGDPNNQGFDEFYGYNDQKLAHRYYPPYLNHNQEIDFLVGNNWINTQTYAQDKIQDATLNFIEENKDKPFFAYVPFVLPHAELISPKDSILAKYTGKFKEVPYTAEDKYSSDYGPDIVKYKYCTQDTPYAVFASMVDRMDVYVGQIVAKVKELGLEEDTIIMFTSDNGPHDAGGANPDFFNSAAGFRGIKRDLYEGGIRAPFIVSWPNKIKKGTVTNHISAFWDVMPTLAEVAAVPKPNTTDGISFLPTLLAKKKQKQHPYLYWEFNIKNGRKAVRKGDWKAVVYNVNKSGETELYNLASDPSESKNVASKHPKIVAEMQQIMKVAHTNSSVFPIN; encoded by the coding sequence ATGCTTCAGCTTACAACTAACTTTAAATTTTTACTACTCCCTATTATTAGTGTTTTTCTCTTTTTTAGTACAGAAGGATTTAGTCAGTCTAAAAAAAACAAAAAGAAGCCTAATATCATTTACATAATGGCAGATGATTTGGGTTACGGTGATTTAAGTAGCTATGGACAACAAAAAATTAACACACCCAATATAGATGCGCTTGCTGCAAATGGAATAAAATTTACACAGCATTATAGTGGTTCTGCTGTGTGTGCACCATCTAGATCCTCACTAATGACGGGTCAGCATACTGGACACACATTTGTACGTGGTAACAAAGAAGCTGGTAATGATAAAAAAGGACAAATTCCGTTGCCAGACAATGCTTTTACTATTGCAGAAATGCTACAACAGGCAGGTTATAAAACAGGTATGTTTGGCAAATGGGGCTTAGGTTTTGGTACAGGAGATCCAAATAATCAGGGTTTTGATGAGTTTTATGGTTACAATGATCAAAAACTAGCACACCGTTATTACCCTCCATATTTAAATCATAATCAAGAAATAGATTTTTTAGTAGGCAATAACTGGATTAATACACAAACCTATGCACAAGATAAAATACAAGATGCAACACTTAACTTTATTGAAGAAAATAAGGATAAGCCTTTTTTTGCATATGTGCCTTTTGTATTACCACACGCAGAGCTAATATCACCTAAAGACTCTATACTAGCTAAATATACTGGTAAGTTTAAAGAGGTTCCTTATACGGCAGAAGACAAGTACTCATCAGACTATGGTCCTGATATTGTAAAATATAAGTATTGTACACAAGACACACCGTATGCTGTTTTTGCATCTATGGTAGATAGGATGGATGTTTACGTTGGCCAAATTGTAGCCAAGGTAAAGGAGTTAGGGTTAGAAGAAGATACTATTATTATGTTTACAAGTGATAATGGTCCGCATGATGCTGGTGGAGCAAATCCAGATTTTTTTAATAGCGCAGCTGGTTTTAGAGGAATTAAAAGAGATTTGTATGAAGGTGGTATAAGAGCTCCATTTATAGTCTCTTGGCCAAATAAAATAAAAAAAGGAACAGTAACCAATCACATTTCTGCTTTTTGGGACGTAATGCCAACCTTGGCAGAAGTTGCAGCAGTTCCAAAACCAAATACAACAGACGGAATATCATTTTTGCCAACCCTGTTAGCTAAAAAGAAACAAAAACAACACCCTTATTTGTATTGGGAGTTTAATATTAAAAACGGACGTAAAGCTGTTAGAAAAGGAGATTGGAAAGCAGTTGTTTACAATGTAAATAAAAGTGGAGAAACAGAGCTTTATAATTTAGCTTCAGATCCATCAGAAAGTAAAAATGTTGCTAGTAAGCATCCAAAAATTGTAGCAGAAATGCAACAAATAATGAAAGTTGCACATACAAATTCTAGTGTTTTTCCTATCAACTAA
- a CDS encoding sulfatase family protein, with the protein MNIKQILFSAATLVFVANSMAQKKPNLIIIHTDEHNFRTLSCYQKLLPKEQAFIWGKGNNSVTPNIDKIADEGAICTSYYASSPVCTPSRASLVSGLYPQATGAPKNGLHISEDIPTFATILKDKGYATSYVGKWHLAGHDKYTFGIKYKAGFDDNRYMMRGGHAPYFKITPNGLKGINEKAAAKLPEDEVVHLTDYFTDKTLEILERDKNKPFALMLSIPDPHTPDYAKPPYNTMYKDLTIQAPRTMAAEYTAIKPSWAIGSEDTNEATGKASFKKQKEALKQYFGMVSHIDDSVGRILKFLKDNNLEENTIIVFTSDHGDMFFEHNRRNKGVPYEASARIPFVIRYPEKIKAGKVINTAYTNVDFTPTILSLMNVSTDASFHGKDTSKDFLSRKKEITDVDRLTYYAKSGGWWVTGVTDRYKLVLDKKEKPYLYDLEKDPDELINFYNDAAYKSIKDKMQKELLAQLIQYKEPGLNGTSGSAYRLK; encoded by the coding sequence ATGAATATAAAACAGATATTATTTAGTGCAGCAACATTGGTTTTTGTTGCAAACAGTATGGCGCAGAAAAAGCCTAATTTAATTATTATACACACAGATGAGCATAATTTTAGAACCCTAAGTTGCTATCAAAAACTATTGCCAAAAGAGCAAGCATTTATTTGGGGTAAAGGCAATAACTCTGTTACTCCAAATATTGATAAAATTGCAGATGAAGGTGCCATTTGTACAAGTTACTATGCTTCTTCTCCTGTATGCACACCATCTAGAGCATCGTTAGTAAGTGGTTTATATCCACAGGCAACAGGTGCACCTAAAAATGGGTTACATATTAGTGAAGATATACCAACATTTGCCACAATTTTAAAAGATAAAGGCTATGCAACTTCTTATGTAGGTAAATGGCATTTGGCAGGTCATGACAAGTATACTTTTGGAATAAAATACAAAGCTGGTTTTGATGATAATAGATATATGATGCGTGGTGGCCATGCTCCGTATTTTAAAATAACGCCAAACGGATTAAAAGGAATTAATGAAAAAGCAGCGGCTAAATTACCAGAAGATGAAGTTGTACACTTAACAGATTATTTTACAGACAAAACATTAGAGATTTTAGAGAGAGATAAAAACAAGCCTTTTGCATTAATGCTTTCTATACCAGATCCTCATACACCAGATTATGCCAAACCACCATACAATACAATGTATAAAGATTTAACAATACAAGCACCAAGAACAATGGCAGCAGAGTACACAGCAATAAAACCATCTTGGGCAATTGGTAGCGAAGATACTAATGAAGCAACGGGTAAAGCCTCGTTTAAAAAACAAAAAGAGGCCTTAAAACAATACTTTGGTATGGTGAGTCATATAGATGATAGTGTAGGGCGTATTTTAAAGTTTTTAAAGGATAACAATTTAGAAGAGAATACAATAATTGTATTTACATCGGACCACGGAGATATGTTTTTTGAGCACAACCGTAGAAATAAAGGAGTGCCTTATGAGGCTTCTGCAAGAATCCCTTTTGTAATTAGATATCCAGAAAAAATTAAAGCAGGTAAGGTAATTAATACCGCATATACTAATGTAGATTTTACACCTACTATTTTAAGTTTAATGAATGTAAGTACAGATGCATCTTTTCATGGTAAAGACACATCAAAAGATTTTTTAAGTAGAAAAAAAGAAATTACAGATGTAGACAGGTTAACCTATTACGCAAAAAGCGGTGGCTGGTGGGTTACTGGTGTTACAGATAGGTACAAACTAGTGTTAGATAAAAAAGAAAAACCATATTTATACGATCTAGAAAAAGATCCAGACGAACTAATAAATTTTTATAATGATGCTGCTTATAAAAGTATAAAAGATAAAATGCAAAAAGAGTTACTGGCGCAATTAATACAATATAAAGAGCCAGGGTTAAATGGTACAAGCGGAAGCGCTTACAGACTTAAATAA